One Micromonospora sp. WMMD1120 genomic region harbors:
- a CDS encoding adenosine deaminase produces MTDLSAFIAGLPKVELHVHHVGSASPRIVAELAARHEGRTPVPADPEALADYFEFRDFAHFIEVYLSVVDLIRDPEDVWLLTHEVARELARQQVRYAELTITPYSHVSRGIPAPAFCEAIEDARKRALADFGLDLRWCFDIPGEAGLPAAEETLRIALDERPDGLVSFGLGGPEIGVPRPQFRPYFDQARAAGLRSVPHAGETTGPQTIWDAINELGAERIGHGISAAQDPELLAYLAERRIGMEVCPTSNVRTRAVADLDQHPLPRLVEAGLLVTINSDDPPMFGTTLNDEYAVAARLLGAGPEGLAGLARNAVTASFLDAAGKQRITAEIDAYLAGAAH; encoded by the coding sequence GTGACCGACCTTTCCGCCTTCATCGCCGGCCTGCCCAAGGTGGAGCTGCACGTGCACCACGTCGGCTCCGCCTCGCCCCGGATCGTCGCCGAGCTGGCGGCCCGGCACGAGGGCCGCACTCCGGTGCCCGCCGACCCGGAGGCGCTCGCCGACTACTTCGAGTTCCGCGACTTCGCGCACTTCATCGAGGTCTACCTGAGCGTGGTGGACCTCATCCGCGACCCGGAGGACGTCTGGCTGCTCACCCACGAGGTGGCCCGGGAGCTGGCCCGTCAGCAGGTCCGGTACGCGGAGCTGACCATCACCCCGTACTCGCACGTCAGTCGGGGCATTCCCGCGCCCGCGTTCTGCGAGGCCATCGAGGACGCCCGCAAGCGGGCCCTTGCCGACTTCGGCCTGGACCTGCGCTGGTGCTTCGACATCCCGGGCGAGGCCGGTCTGCCCGCCGCCGAGGAGACGCTGCGCATCGCCCTGGACGAGCGCCCGGACGGGCTGGTCAGCTTCGGCCTCGGCGGTCCGGAGATCGGCGTGCCCCGGCCGCAGTTCCGGCCCTACTTCGACCAGGCGCGCGCCGCCGGCCTGCGCTCGGTACCACACGCGGGGGAGACCACCGGGCCGCAGACGATCTGGGACGCCATCAACGAGCTGGGCGCCGAGCGGATCGGGCACGGCATCTCGGCCGCGCAGGACCCGGAACTGCTCGCGTACCTGGCCGAGCGGCGGATCGGGATGGAGGTCTGCCCGACGTCGAACGTCCGGACCCGGGCCGTGGCCGACCTGGACCAGCACCCGCTGCCCCGGCTGGTCGAGGCCGGACTTCTGGTCACCATCAACTCCGACGACCCGCCGATGTTCGGCACCACCCTCAACGACGAGTACGCGGTGGCGGCCCGCCTGCTCGGCGCCGGTCCCGAGGGCCTGGCCGGGCTGGCCCGTAACGCGGTGACCGCGTCCTTCCTCGACGCCGCCGGCAAGCAGCGCATCACTGCCGAGATCGACGCGTACCTCGCCGGCGCCGCGCACTGA
- a CDS encoding trans-aconitate 2-methyltransferase codes for MWDPTTYLRFGDERSRPFHDLVARVPAERPRAVVDLGCGPGQLTATLAERWPASRVRGLDSAPEMIERARALGAPVDFSVADLRDWRPTGDEDVVISNAALQWVPGHQALLRRWAAELPAGAWLAVQVPGNFDAPSHRALRAVAERPAWRSDVAPLLRAEPVDDPTDYAELLTAAGCAVDAWETTYVHLLPARPAAEHPVLAWMDGTALRPVRAALDAAGWHAFRAELGVRLATAYPARRGQVAFPFRRVFVVAHTGGPVQENK; via the coding sequence ATGTGGGACCCGACGACCTACCTCCGCTTCGGCGACGAGCGGTCCCGACCGTTCCACGACCTCGTCGCCCGCGTCCCGGCCGAGCGGCCCCGGGCCGTGGTCGACCTCGGCTGCGGCCCCGGCCAGCTCACCGCCACCCTGGCCGAACGCTGGCCGGCGAGCAGAGTACGCGGCCTCGACTCGGCGCCCGAGATGATCGAGCGGGCCAGGGCGCTCGGCGCTCCCGTCGACTTCTCGGTCGCCGACCTGCGCGACTGGCGTCCGACCGGGGACGAGGACGTTGTCATCAGCAACGCCGCGCTCCAGTGGGTCCCCGGCCACCAGGCGTTGCTGCGCCGCTGGGCCGCCGAGCTGCCCGCAGGGGCGTGGCTCGCCGTCCAGGTCCCCGGCAACTTCGACGCGCCGTCACACCGCGCGCTGCGCGCTGTCGCCGAGCGGCCGGCCTGGCGCTCCGACGTCGCCCCGCTGCTGCGCGCGGAACCGGTCGACGACCCCACCGACTACGCGGAACTGCTGACCGCCGCCGGCTGCGCGGTGGACGCCTGGGAGACTACCTACGTGCACCTGCTCCCGGCTCGACCTGCCGCCGAGCACCCGGTGCTGGCCTGGATGGACGGCACCGCGCTGCGCCCGGTCCGGGCCGCGCTGGACGCCGCCGGCTGGCACGCCTTCCGGGCCGAGCTGGGGGTACGCCTCGCCACCGCCTACCCGGCGCGGCGGGGTCAGGTGGCCTTCCCGTTCCGCCGCGTCTTCGTCGTCGCCCACACCGGCGGCCCCGTACAGGAGAACAAGTGA
- a CDS encoding HAMP domain-containing sensor histidine kinase: MSSLVALAFLIPLGLSLREQSRDEAIADAARRSALVTGALAVSTDPAVVERAVVASAEGSDTRTVVHGLGLDESTGRAGGDDLDRARADKRSLIVDVDGGVLRLDPVVLGDRTAVVEVFLPDSALGEGGGGTWLLLFAVGAAMAGAAVLVVDRVAARAVDATRGLVQAALAVGDGDLGVRVEPTGPRELAEAGHAFNRMADRLDAARTDERELVADLSHRLRTPLTVLRLDAEALESDDTSVGSFSPAELDRLRGIRRIRQAIVTLEGEIDVLIKTTRKAVAHEAGPAMCDVSEVVRDRMVFWAALAGDQNRPQRVIGAQLRIPAPVPRAELAAALDAVIGNVFRYTPQGTAFEVAVSRRDGYVAIRVDDAGPGIANPDRALRRGASDQGSTGLGLDIAKRVALQANGSVSIDRARLGGASVVMLLADPEATPRQVSRFGLVGRMAREARETKANGRRWPRQRPTDD; encoded by the coding sequence ATGTCCAGTCTCGTCGCGCTCGCCTTCCTCATCCCCCTCGGCCTCAGCCTGCGCGAGCAGAGCCGGGACGAGGCGATCGCCGACGCGGCCCGGCGCAGCGCGCTGGTGACCGGCGCGTTGGCGGTGAGCACCGACCCGGCGGTCGTCGAACGGGCGGTGGTGGCCAGCGCCGAGGGGTCCGACACCCGGACCGTGGTGCACGGGTTGGGGCTGGACGAGTCGACCGGTCGGGCCGGCGGCGACGACCTGGACCGGGCCCGCGCCGACAAGCGGTCGCTCATCGTCGACGTGGACGGCGGCGTGCTCCGGCTCGACCCGGTCGTCCTCGGTGACCGGACGGCGGTGGTCGAGGTGTTCCTGCCGGATTCGGCGCTCGGCGAGGGCGGTGGCGGCACCTGGCTGCTGCTGTTCGCGGTCGGTGCGGCGATGGCCGGCGCGGCCGTGCTGGTGGTCGACCGGGTGGCGGCCCGCGCGGTGGACGCGACCCGGGGTCTCGTGCAGGCCGCGCTCGCCGTCGGCGACGGCGATCTGGGGGTACGCGTCGAGCCGACCGGTCCCCGCGAGCTGGCCGAGGCCGGGCACGCCTTCAACCGGATGGCCGACCGGCTGGACGCGGCCCGCACCGACGAACGGGAGCTGGTGGCGGACCTGTCGCACCGGCTGCGTACCCCGTTGACGGTGCTGCGGCTGGACGCGGAGGCGTTGGAGTCCGACGACACCAGCGTGGGCTCGTTCAGCCCGGCGGAGTTGGACCGGTTGCGGGGCATCCGGCGGATCCGGCAGGCGATCGTCACCCTGGAGGGCGAGATCGACGTGCTGATCAAGACCACCCGCAAGGCGGTGGCGCACGAGGCCGGACCGGCGATGTGCGACGTCAGCGAGGTGGTCCGGGACCGGATGGTGTTCTGGGCGGCGCTTGCCGGCGACCAGAACCGGCCGCAGCGGGTGATCGGCGCGCAGCTGCGCATTCCCGCTCCGGTGCCACGCGCCGAGCTGGCCGCCGCGCTGGACGCGGTGATCGGCAACGTCTTCCGCTACACCCCGCAGGGCACCGCGTTCGAGGTGGCGGTCTCCCGGCGCGACGGGTACGTGGCGATCCGGGTCGACGACGCCGGTCCCGGCATCGCCAACCCGGACCGGGCGCTGCGCCGGGGGGCCAGCGACCAGGGCTCGACCGGGCTCGGGCTGGACATCGCCAAACGGGTGGCGTTGCAGGCGAACGGCTCGGTGAGCATCGACCGGGCGCGGCTGGGCGGCGCGAGCGTGGTGATGCTGCTCGCCGACCCGGAGGCGACGCCCCGGCAGGTCAGTCGCTTCGGGTTGGTCGGCCGCATGGCCCGCGAGGCCCGGGAGACGAAGGCCAACGGTCGCCGCTGGCCGCGCCAGCGCCCGACCGACGACTGA